Genomic DNA from Amycolatopsis alba DSM 44262:
TTCACGACACCCACTCTCGCATCCTTATGCTGAACTGTCAGCTCAGCTGGTCGCGGTACGCCCATCGGCCGGCCCGCACGGCGTGGTGCGGGAGGCGATGAGGTGGACAGATCCTTGGCGGTCGAGCGGATTCTGAGAGGCGTTCAGCCGCATCAGCTGCTCGACGGATTGCGCTCGGCGCTCAAGGAGCATTTCGACGCCGTCGCCGTCGACCTGCTGATGGCCGACTACAGTCTCGCCGAACTGCGCCGGGTGACCGTGCTGCCCTACACCACCGACCCGGTGCCGGTGGCGGACACGACAGCGGGCGAGGCCTTCACCACGCAGGGCGCGACGTTCGAGACCGTCGAGGACGGCATCCGCGCCCACCTCCCGGTGTCCGTGCGCGGAGACCGGCTCGGCGTCCTCGTCGTCACCCTCCCCGAAGACCAGGAGCCGCCGGTGTGGGCGGAACTCGGCCGGTTCGCCGAGGCGCTCGCGCACGAGGTCTTCGTCGCCGACCGCGACACCGACCTCTACGTGCAGGCACGCCGGTCGTCCCGGCTCACGCTCGCCGCCGAGATGCAATGGCAGCTGCTCCCCGGCCGCGCCTGCGCCCGCCCCGAATTCGCCCTTGGCGGGCAGCTCGAACCCGCGTACGCCATCTACGGCGACTGCTTCGACTGGTCGGCCTCGGCGCACAAGCTGTCGGTCACGCTGGTCAACGGCATGGGGGACGGCGCGAGCGCGGCACTGCTGACCAACCTCGCCGTCAACGCGCTCCGCAACGCCCGGCGGGCAGGTATCCCGCTCGACGCCCAGGCCGAACTCGCCGACCAGGCCCTTTACGCCCAGCATCGTGGCCAGGAGCATGTCGCGGCTCTCCTGCTGGAGTTCGACCTCGCCACCGGCGCGATCGACGCCGTCGACGCCGGATCGCCCCGCCTGTGGCGGTTCCGCGACGGGGAGACCGAGCGGGTCACCTTCGACGAGCAATTGCCGCTCGGCACCTTCGAGGACACCTCGTACACCGTCGAACGCCTGCAGGCGGCGCCCGGTGACCGCTTCGTGTTCGTGAGCGACGGCGTCTACAACTCGGCCGGCCCGCACGGTGAGCTCTACGGCGACCGTGAACTCTCCGAGGCCATCGTCGCGACCGCCGATCTGCCCGCGGCCCACGTGCCGAGGGCGGTGCTCGCCGAATTGGGCGAGCACCGCGGCGGCGGGCCCGCCGCCGACGACGCGATGGTCGTCTGCCTCGACTGGTTCGGGCCGAACCCCGGCGCGGACCTCACGGTTTCATCGGCGTAGGCCGGCCTTCGGCAGCTTCAGGTGCTCGCGCAGCGTCGTGCCTTCGTACGCGGTGCGATAGACCCCTCGGTCCTGGAGTTCCGGCACCAGCTTGTCGACGATGTCGTCGAGCGCCGCGGGGACCAGATGCGGGCTGATGTTGAACCCGTCGACGGCGCGGTCCCGGACGTAGCGGGCCCATTCGTCGGCGATCCGCCCCGGCGTGCCGACGAAGGAGTGCTCGCGCGGCTGGACCTCCAGGACCAGTTGGTGGATCGAGAGGTTCTTGCTTTCGGCGAGCTCGCGCCACTGCCGGATGCGGTCGAGTTTGCCGGTGCGATGCTCGACGGAGAGGGTCCCGCGTGAGGGATCCAGTTCCTCCTCGGTCGGCTCGACGTCCGGCAGCGGGCCGTGCGGGTCGTACCCGGAAAGGTCCCGGCCCCAGTACTGCTCCAGGAACGAGATGGCGCGCTGCGGGTTGAGCTGCCGCCGCCGGATGTCCTCGCTGCGTTCGGCCGCGTCGGCCGGGGTGTCGCCGAGGACCACGGTGGCGCCGGGCAGGATCCGGACGGCGTCGGCGGGACGCCCGTGCCTGGCCAGCCGCGCCCGGAGATCGGTGGCGTAGGCGAGCGCCTTGTCGTACGCGGTGTTCGCCGAGAAGACGACGTCGGCGTGCTTCGCCGCGAGTTCGCGTCCGCCAGGGGAATCACCGGCCTGGAACAGCACCGGCCGCCCCTGCGGGCTGCGGGGGACCGTCGCCGCGGCACGCAGGCCGACGAGGTCGGTCCGCCGCTCGATCACGGCACGATCGCCCGCCCACAACGCGGAGGCGGCCTCGACGAACTGGTCCGCCCGGTCGTAGCGGCGTTCGTGGTCGAGCCAGCCTCCCCGGCGGAAGTTGGCGCCCGTCCAGGCGTTGTCGGTGGTGACGATGTTCCAGCCTGCTCGCCCGCCGGACAGGAAGTCCAGTGTGGACAGACGGCGGGCGAGGTCGGCGGGGAAGTTGTAGGTGGTGTTCTGGGTGGCGACCAGGCCGATGTGCGTGGTGGCGGCGGCGAGCGCCGAAAGCTGCGTGATCGCGTCCGGCCGCCCGGCGACGTCGAGGGCGAGGATCCGTCCCCGGTTCTCGCGGACGCGCTGGCCGTCGCCGAGGAAGAACGCGTCGAACAGGCCGCGTTCCAGCGTCCGGGCCACCGAGACGTAGGTTTCGATCTCGGTGTGCGCCCCGTTCGACGGGTCGTCCCACAGGTATTGGGCGCCGACACCGACGTAGAAGACACCGAGGTGCAGCTGCGCGTGTTCGCTCACGATCATCCCCTCGAAGCGGCGAAACGGTTGACGGGGCGGGGCAGGCCGAGTGCCGCGCGCAGGGTCGTGCCCGGCTCGGGCACGCTCAGCACCCCTTGGGTGCGGAGTTTCGGGAGCACGGTTTCGAGTAGCGGCGGCAGATCGGCCGCCAGCTCCGCCGGATGCAGCCGGACACCGTCGACGACCGTGCCCAGCCACGCGAGCAGATCGGCGAGACCGTCGGTGGAACCGGTGTACCGCAGGCGTTCGGTGTGCTCCCAGCGGATCGACGAGTCGAGGCGCCGCAGCCGCTTTTCGGCCGTCTCCTTCGTGTTCAGCAGGACCTCGACTTCGGCGAAGACGCGGGGCGTACCGGATTCCCGCGCCCGATGGACCCGGCGGCGCAGGTCGTCGAGTCCGCTGCCGCCGACCAGGACGACGTCGGGCCGAGCCTCGTCCACCAGGTGTTCCGGGGCGATCACGACCGGCAGGCCCTGCGGCGGCCTCGGCGTGATCAGCGGGCCCTTGACCGAGAACGCCGTGCCCTCGAAGTCGACGTGGTGGACCTTGTCGGGATCCAGGTAGCGGCCGGACTCGACGTCCTTGATGACGGCGTCGTCCTCCCACGAGTCCCAGAGCCGCCGCACCACGTCGACGACGTCGGTGACCTCCCGGCTCAGCCCCGCCGGATCCAGCGGACCGACGCCGACGGTGGCGAGGGAGTCCGCGTCGTCGGCCGCGCCGACCAGCCAGGCGGCCCGGCCGTGCGACGCGTGGTCGAGGCTCGCCAGCTGGGTCGCGACATGGAACGGCTCGGTGGTGGTCACGTGCGCGGTCGCGCCGAGGCCGATCCGGTTCGTCCGCGTGGCGACGTACGCGGCCCGGCCGAGCGCTTCCAGCCGGAGACCGCTCGGCGGCGGCAGCGGCGAATCGTCGAAGGTGACCAGCGTGAACCCCGCGATCTCGGCCGCGAGGACGAGATCGACCAGCGTGTGCGGGCTCAGTCGTTCGGCGACCGGGCGCTCGTCACCGAGTCCCGCCGCGGGATGTGCGCCGTCGCCGTCGAGTTCGACCGCGAGGCGCACCGGGCTGCCGTCAGTCCGGGAAGTCATCGCATACCGCCTCTCGTCCAGATCTTTCGAGAGTTAACGGCCGGACCGGTGTCGCGCACGCTTGTTCAGGATGTGGGAGCGGGAATGAAAGCCCGCCCGCCGATGTCGCAGCCGTCATGGTCATCCCTCTCGACGATCCGGTCTGGGCTTCGCTGACCGGGCAGCACACACGTTTCGCCGAACGTTCCGGCCAGGTCCTGCGCTACCAGGTCGACGTCGCGCCCTTCCTCGCCCTGCCACCCGAACCGGACGACGGGGTCTGGGCCGACGTCGCCGCGCTGGCGGGTCCGGGCGCGACGGTCACCGTGCACAACTCGCTGCCCGTCCCGCCGGAGTGGGAGGTCGTCGACAGGATCGGCGGGGTACGGCTGGTCGACGTCGCGCTCGAAGCCGCCGAAGATCCCGAAGCCATCCGGCTGGGACCGGACGACGTCCCGGAGATGCTGGACCTCGTCGAGCGGACCAAACCGGGGCCGTTCCGGAAACGGACCGTCGAATTGGGGACCTATCTGGGAATCCGGCGAGACGGCGCCCTGATCGCGATGGCGGGGGAGCGGCTGCACCCGCCCGGCTGGACCGAGATCAGCGCCGTCTGCACCGACCCCGCGTATCGCGGTCAGGGGCTGGCGACCAGGCTCATCCGCGCGGTCGCGGCGGGGATCCGGGCCCGCGGCGAGACACCGATGATGCACGCGGCGGCGTCGAACACCTCGGCCATCCGCCTGTACCAGTCGATCGGTTTCGAACTCGTGCCCCGGCCGGACTTCGTGCTGGTCCGTGTCCCGGAAGGAAGCTCTCATGACGACCTTGCCCGTACTCGATCTCTCACGCTTCCGCGACCCCGGTGATCGTGAGGAATTCCTCGCCGACCTCCGCCGGGCGGCTCGCGAGGTCGGGTTCTTCTACATCGTCGGGCATGGGGTGCCTCCGGAGCTGAGCGAAGAGATCTTTTCGGTGGCACGCCGTTTCTTCGCGTTGCCCGAGTCGGACAAGCTCACGATCGAGAACGTCGGGTCGCCGCAGTTCCGGGGCTACACCCGGACCGGCAACGAATACACCGGCGGTTCCCGCGACTGGCGTGAACAGATCGACGTCGGCCCGGAACGCGAAGCGGTCGAACCCGCGCCCGGCGATCCGGCCTGGGTACGGCTGATCGGCCCGAACCAGTGGCCTGACGCGGTACCGGAGCTGCGCGAGATCACGCTGGCGTGGCAAGCGGAGGCGTTACGGGTGAGCCGGGAGGTGCTCCGGGCCCTCGCGGCGAGCCTGGGGCAGGACGAGGGCTACTTCGACGCTTGGTTCGACGAGGAAGCCGCTACCCACCTGAAGATCGTCCACTATCCGCCGAGGCAGGCCGCCGACGAGGAACAGGGCGTCGGCTCGCACAAGGACTACGGCTATCTCGCCTTGCTGCAGCAGGACGAGATCGGTGGTCTGCAGGTGCTGGACGACGACGGCGGGTGGATCGACGCCACCCCGATCCCCGGCGGTTTCGTGGTCAACATCGGCGAGATGCTGGAGATCGCGACCCAGGGCTACCTGCGGGCGACCCGGCACCGGGTGCTCAGCCCGCCCGCCGGAGTGGACCGCTACTCGGTGCCGTTCTTCCTCGCGCCACGGCTCGACGCCGTCGTCGAACCGCTGGAGCTGCCCGCCGAACTGGCGGCGGCCGCCCGCGGGGTCAGCCAGGACGAGGACAACCCGTTGCTCGCTTCCTACGGGGAGAACGCCCTGATCGGGTGGCTTCGTTCGCATCCGAAGGTGGCGAAGCGCTGGTACCCGCCCTTGTGAAGATACGCTAACGAGGGATTTCAGAAACTCGCGATGGACTGAACAGCGCCGCCAGGCCAGACTTCGCGCCATGAAGGCATTGGTCAAAGCCGACCGAGCACCAGGTCTGGAACTCACCGACGTTCCGGACCCCGCCGTCGGCCCCGGCGACGTCGCGGTCCGCGTGCTGCGCGCCGGTATCTGCGGCACCGATCTGCACATCGACTCCTGGGACGACTGGGCGGCGCGCACCATCGCCGCGCCGCTGGTCATCGGCCACGAGTTCGTCGGCGAGGTGGTCGAGATCGGCCGGTCGGTGACGACGGTCAAGGTGGGCGACCTGGTGAGCGGCGAGGGGCACCTCGTCTGCGGAAGCTGCCGCAACTGCAAGGCCGGACGGCGTCATCTGTGCGCCAGGACCAAGGGCCTCGGCGTGCACACCGACGGCGCGTTCGCGCAGTACGCCGTGCTGCCCGAGATGAACGCCTGGGTGCACCGCACCAAGGTCGACCTGGACATCGCCGCGATCTTCGACCCGCTGGGCAACGCCGTGCACACCGCGCTGTCCTTCCCCGTCATCGGGGAGGACGTGCTGGTCACCGGCGCCGGCCCGATCGGCATCATGGCCGCCGCCATCGCGCGCCACGCGGGCGCGCGCAACGTCGTCGTCACCGACGTCAGCGAGCACCGCCTGGAACTGGCCCGCAAGGTCGGCGTCGATCTCGCGCTGGACGTCTCCTCGTCGACCATCGCCGAGGCGCAGGAACGGCTCGGCATGGCCGAGGGTTTCGACGTCGGCATGGAGATGAGCGGACGCCCCGAGGCGCTGCGGGACATGATCTCGAACATGTCCCACGGCGGCCGTATCGCACTGCTCGGCCTGCCCGCGTCCGACGTGTCGGTCGACATCGCGTCCGTGGTGCTGAAGATGATCCAGCTCAAGGGGATCTACGGGCGTGAGATGTTCGAGACGTGGTACTCGATGTCCGTGCTGTTGCAGGCCGGGCTCGACATCTCGCCGGTGATCACCCACCGGTTCGGCTACACCGAGTACGAAAAGGCGTTCGCGACGGCCAGGGAAGGCCGCTGCGGCAAGGTCATCCTGGATTGGACGGAGAACTGATGTACGGCGCGATGCGCGACGACCTCAAGGCCGGGCTCGCCGAGATCCGGGAAGCCGGGTTGTACAAGGGCGAACGGGTGATCCAGGGACCGCAACGGGCTTCGGTCAGTGTCGCCGACGGCGACGTCCTCAACTTCTGCGCCAACAACTACCTCGGTCTCGCCGACCACCCCGTGCTGGTCAAGGCCGCGCAAGAGGCACTGGACCGCTGGGGCTTCGGCATGGCCTCGGTGCGGTTCATCTGCGGGACCCAGCAGCCGCACAAGGAACTCGAGGCGAAGCTCTCGGAGTTCCTCGGCACCGAGGACACGATCCTCTACAGCTCGTGTTTCGACGCCAACGCCGGGCTCTTCG
This window encodes:
- a CDS encoding LLM class flavin-dependent oxidoreductase, whose protein sequence is MTSRTDGSPVRLAVELDGDGAHPAAGLGDERPVAERLSPHTLVDLVLAAEIAGFTLVTFDDSPLPPPSGLRLEALGRAAYVATRTNRIGLGATAHVTTTEPFHVATQLASLDHASHGRAAWLVGAADDADSLATVGVGPLDPAGLSREVTDVVDVVRRLWDSWEDDAVIKDVESGRYLDPDKVHHVDFEGTAFSVKGPLITPRPPQGLPVVIAPEHLVDEARPDVVLVGGSGLDDLRRRVHRARESGTPRVFAEVEVLLNTKETAEKRLRRLDSSIRWEHTERLRYTGSTDGLADLLAWLGTVVDGVRLHPAELAADLPPLLETVLPKLRTQGVLSVPEPGTTLRAALGLPRPVNRFAASRG
- a CDS encoding GNAT family N-acetyltransferase → MVIPLDDPVWASLTGQHTRFAERSGQVLRYQVDVAPFLALPPEPDDGVWADVAALAGPGATVTVHNSLPVPPEWEVVDRIGGVRLVDVALEAAEDPEAIRLGPDDVPEMLDLVERTKPGPFRKRTVELGTYLGIRRDGALIAMAGERLHPPGWTEISAVCTDPAYRGQGLATRLIRAVAAGIRARGETPMMHAAASNTSAIRLYQSIGFELVPRPDFVLVRVPEGSSHDDLARTRSLTLPRPR
- a CDS encoding LLM class flavin-dependent oxidoreductase, with product MIVSEHAQLHLGVFYVGVGAQYLWDDPSNGAHTEIETYVSVARTLERGLFDAFFLGDGQRVRENRGRILALDVAGRPDAITQLSALAAATTHIGLVATQNTTYNFPADLARRLSTLDFLSGGRAGWNIVTTDNAWTGANFRRGGWLDHERRYDRADQFVEAASALWAGDRAVIERRTDLVGLRAAATVPRSPQGRPVLFQAGDSPGGRELAAKHADVVFSANTAYDKALAYATDLRARLARHGRPADAVRILPGATVVLGDTPADAAERSEDIRRRQLNPQRAISFLEQYWGRDLSGYDPHGPLPDVEPTEEELDPSRGTLSVEHRTGKLDRIRQWRELAESKNLSIHQLVLEVQPREHSFVGTPGRIADEWARYVRDRAVDGFNISPHLVPAALDDIVDKLVPELQDRGVYRTAYEGTTLREHLKLPKAGLRR
- a CDS encoding PP2C family protein-serine/threonine phosphatase; translation: MDRSLAVERILRGVQPHQLLDGLRSALKEHFDAVAVDLLMADYSLAELRRVTVLPYTTDPVPVADTTAGEAFTTQGATFETVEDGIRAHLPVSVRGDRLGVLVVTLPEDQEPPVWAELGRFAEALAHEVFVADRDTDLYVQARRSSRLTLAAEMQWQLLPGRACARPEFALGGQLEPAYAIYGDCFDWSASAHKLSVTLVNGMGDGASAALLTNLAVNALRNARRAGIPLDAQAELADQALYAQHRGQEHVAALLLEFDLATGAIDAVDAGSPRLWRFRDGETERVTFDEQLPLGTFEDTSYTVERLQAAPGDRFVFVSDGVYNSAGPHGELYGDRELSEAIVATADLPAAHVPRAVLAELGEHRGGGPAADDAMVVCLDWFGPNPGADLTVSSA
- the tdh gene encoding L-threonine 3-dehydrogenase, translating into MKALVKADRAPGLELTDVPDPAVGPGDVAVRVLRAGICGTDLHIDSWDDWAARTIAAPLVIGHEFVGEVVEIGRSVTTVKVGDLVSGEGHLVCGSCRNCKAGRRHLCARTKGLGVHTDGAFAQYAVLPEMNAWVHRTKVDLDIAAIFDPLGNAVHTALSFPVIGEDVLVTGAGPIGIMAAAIARHAGARNVVVTDVSEHRLELARKVGVDLALDVSSSTIAEAQERLGMAEGFDVGMEMSGRPEALRDMISNMSHGGRIALLGLPASDVSVDIASVVLKMIQLKGIYGREMFETWYSMSVLLQAGLDISPVITHRFGYTEYEKAFATAREGRCGKVILDWTEN
- a CDS encoding isopenicillin N synthase family dioxygenase; translation: MTTLPVLDLSRFRDPGDREEFLADLRRAAREVGFFYIVGHGVPPELSEEIFSVARRFFALPESDKLTIENVGSPQFRGYTRTGNEYTGGSRDWREQIDVGPEREAVEPAPGDPAWVRLIGPNQWPDAVPELREITLAWQAEALRVSREVLRALAASLGQDEGYFDAWFDEEAATHLKIVHYPPRQAADEEQGVGSHKDYGYLALLQQDEIGGLQVLDDDGGWIDATPIPGGFVVNIGEMLEIATQGYLRATRHRVLSPPAGVDRYSVPFFLAPRLDAVVEPLELPAELAAAARGVSQDEDNPLLASYGENALIGWLRSHPKVAKRWYPPL